A genomic region of Parus major isolate Abel chromosome 14, Parus_major1.1, whole genome shotgun sequence contains the following coding sequences:
- the RPL3L gene encoding 60S ribosomal protein L3-like gives MSHRKFSAPRHGHLGFLPHKRSRRHRGKVKAWPKDDPSKPVHLTAFLGYKAGMTHTVREVHRPGLKISKREEVEAVTIIETPPMVVVGVVGYIETPKGLRNFKTVFAEHISDECRRRFYKNWHKSKKKAFTKYCKKWQDEAGKRQLEKDFAAMKKYCKVIRVIMHTQMRLLPLRQKKAHIMEIQLNGGTVAEKVDWVRERLEKQISVHSVFSQNEMIDVIGVTKGHGMKGVTSRWHTKKLPRKTHKGLRKVACIGAWHPARVGYSIARAGQKGYHHRTEINKKIYRIGRGIHVEDGKVVRNNASTHYDITEKTITPLGGFPHYGEVNNDFLMLKGCVVGTRKRVLTLRKSLLVHTSRRAHEAIELKFIDTTSKFGHGRFQTAQEKRAFMGPQKKHLVKKPGVQEDL, from the exons ATG TCCCACCGCAAGTTCTCCGCTCCCAGGCACGGCCACCTGGGCTTCCTGCCCCACAAGCGGAGCCGCCGGCACCGGGGGAAGGTGAAGGCCTGGCCCAAGGATGACCCCAGCAAACCAGTGCACCTGACAGCTTTCCTGGGCTACAAGGCTGGAATGACCCACACTGTGCGGGAGGTGCACCGGCCTGGGCTCA AGATCTCCAAGCGGGAGGAGGTGGAGGCCGTGACCATCATCGAGACCCCGCcgatggtggtggtgggggtGGTGGGCTACATCGAGACACCCAAGGGCTTGAGGAATTTCAAGACTGTATTTGCCGAGCACATCAGTGACGAGTGCCGGCGGCGCTTCTACAAGAACTG GCACAAGAGCAAGAAGAAGGCTTTCACAAAGTACTGCAAAAAATGGCAGGATGAGgctgggaaaaggcagctggagaaggattttGCAGCCATGAAGAAGTACTGCAAAGTTATCCGTGTCATTATGCACACACAG ATGAGGCTGCTCCCACTGAGGCAGAAGAAGGCCCACATCATGGAGATCCAGCTGAATGGAGGGACAGTGGCTGAGAAGGTCGACTGGGTCcgggagaggctggagaagcaGATCTCTGTGCACAGTGTCTTCAGCCAGAATGAGATGATCGATGTCATCGGCGTGACCAAGGGACACGGGATGAAAG GGGTCACCAGCCGCTGGCACACCAAGAAGCTGCCCAGGAAGACACACAAGGGCCTGCGGAAGGTGGCCTGCATCGGGGCCTGGCACCCAGCCCGCGTGGGCTACTCCATCGCCCGGGCTGGCCAGAAGGGCTACCACCACCGCACCGAGATCAACAAGAAG ATTTACCGCATTGGCCGTGGGATCCATGTGGAGGATGGCAAAGTGGTGAGGAACAACGCCTCGACACACTACGACATCACCGAGAAGACCATCACGCCTCTG gGTGGTTTCCCTCACTACGGGGAGGTCAACAATGACTTCCTCATGCTGAAGGGCTGCGTGGTGGGCACCAGGAAACGCGTGCTCACCCTCCGCAAG TCCCTCCTGGTGCACACGAGCCGCCGGGCCCACGAAGCCATCGAGCTCAAATTCATTGACACCACTTCCAAATTCGGCCATGGCCGCTTCCAGACAGCTCAGGAAAAGAGAGCTTTCATG GGCCCCCAGAAGAAACATTTGGTGAAGAAGCCAGGTGTGCAGGAAGATCTCTAA
- the LOC107211364 gene encoding testis-expressed protein 2-like isoform X3, translating to MRAMADQAAVAADASPALAPSPGSPRRGDTEGPSLHAGGAREDGGGRDGCGLLPAADGDTKRPPSPQPGEMLLADLPRAPQPRLSPAKSRTAPSSPSVSPSESRAALLRLRDARLEDTRRRLSEAVQEPLSRLSRLMAEDSSPTGRAKEPGGSGGAGGRRVRDWTPWEPTLNCRYEICSYGDVIQVVEVAQRDTEPPLPPPEEAPPARSGGSVPGRALASIALLAYGYLVLPLPPYAAGLCLGLLCGLLLGFLAILLLVPKAPPAARGPWGRLRPKLLPGEPREPPHLQGWMNQLHVYDPEIFHPSLTHSVLAVLDGATLKLSYPKSNIPRRATFEEEILDAVFVSHRCYDLTDAKVFLCPPSLARKRTWNKKYPICVLLPEPAEGEGRSREEHDAELQGDEGTRKVPVSGQDIPGDCRDRCLYLFGRTGREKEEWYQHLVQASRGTAGSHGDTRAGMGSAPQSSSGSSSSAEDIPSTDPATDVSGSAEEIYLDYSTYMARFVPAQAAASPARSPSHGALGSPTPTKLGEDTASMAWMNALVGRIFWDFLREQYWAEQVSNKIQKKLSKIKLPYFMNELTLTELDMGTSIPSVLSASNPTINERGLWVDMEVTYSGSLQMTLETKMNLSKLGKESSAEESGPAEAGREGARPRLILLADSDAESSSAGSSDEEDVTTAEPVGAPGERLPPPGTEGHVSGNSTSRRILRFVDKIAKSKYFQRATENEFIKKKMEEVSNTPLLLTVEVQELAGTLAVNIPPPPTDRVWYSFRVPPQLELKVRPKLGEREVTFLHVTEWIEKKLKHEFQKILVMPNMDDLIIPIMRSGLDPWPPSTGLPQDPPAMGDRRL from the exons ATGCGAGCCATGGCAGACCAGGCTGCGGTGGCAGCAGACgcttctccagccctggcaccgTCCCCGGGCTCACCTCGGCGTGGGGACACGGAGGGACCATCGCTCCACGCCGGCGGCGCCCGGGAGGACGGGGGCGGCCGGGATGGCTGCGGGCTCCTTCCCGCGGCGGACGGGGACACGAAGCGTCCCCCCTCGCCCCAGCCTGGGGAGATGCTCCTGGCCGACCTCCCCCGGGCCCCCCAGCCCCGGCTCAGCCCGGCCAAGTCGCGCACGGCTCCGTCTTCTCCCAGCGTGTCCCCATCGGAGAGCCGAGCCGCGCTGCTCCGGCTGCGCGATGCCAGGCTGGAGGACACGAGGAGGCGGCTGTCGGAGGCCGTGCAGGAGCCCCTGAGCCGTCTGAGCCGCCTCATGGCCGAGGACAGCAGCCCCACGGGCCGGGCCAAGGAGCCGGGgggcagcggcggggccgggggccgCCGGGTGCGGGACTGGACGCCCTGGGAGCCCACCCTGAACTGCCGCTACGAGATCTGCTCCTACGGGGACGTGATCCAGGTGGTGGAGGTGGCGCAGAGAGACACCGAACCCCCGCTGCCACCTCCCGAGGAGGCTCCCCCGGCGAGGTCCGGGGGCTCCGTGCCGGGCAGAGCGCTCGCCTCCATCGCCCTCCTCGCCTATGGGTACCTGGTGCTGCCGCTGCCGCCCTACGCCGCCGGGCTCTGCCTGGGACTGCTCTGCGGGCTGCTCCTGGGCTTCCTCGCCATCCTCCTCCTCGTGCCCAAGGCTCCCCCGGCCGCTCGGGGACCCTGGGGCCGCCTGCGCCCCAAGCTGCTCCCGGGGGAGCCGCGGGAACCGCCCCACCTCCAG GGCTGGATGAACCAGCTGCACGTGTACGACCCCGAGATTTTCCACCCATCGCTCACGCACTCGGTGCTCGCCGTGCTGGACGGGGCCACCCTCAAGCTGTCCTACCCCAAGAGCAATATCCCGCGCCGAGCCACCTTCGAGGAGGAGATCCTGGACGCCGTCTTTGTCAGCCACCGCTGCTACGACCTGACCGACGCCAAG GTTTTCCTGTGCCCCCCCAGCCTGGCCCGAAAGAGGACGTGGAACAAGAAATATCCCATCTGTGTGCTCCTCCCCGAGCCGGCCgagggagagggcaggagcagggaggagcacGACGCGGAGCTGCAGGGGGATGAGGGGACCAGGAAGGTGCCGGTGTCCGGGCAGGACATCCCAGGGGACTGCAGGGACAGGTGCCTGTACCTGTTTGGGCGGACGGGGCGGGAGAAGGAGGAGTGGTACCAGCACCTCGTGCAAGCCTCCCGTGGGACAGCCGGCAGCCACGGTGACACCAGGGCAG GCATGGGATCGGCTCCGCAgagcagcagcggcagcagcagcagcgccgaGGACATCCCATCCACGGATCCAGCCACGGACGTGTCGGGAAGCGCTGAGGAGATTTACCTGGATTACAGCACCTACATGGCCCGATTCGTGCCAGCACAGGCGGCTGCCAGCCCGGCCAGGAGCCCCTCTCACGGAGCTCTGGGCAGCCCCACACCCACAAAG CTCGGCGAGGACACGGCGAGCATGGCCTGGATGAACGCGCTGGTGGGGCGCATCTTCTGGGACTTCCTCCGGGAGCAGTACTGGGCAGAGCAGGTGTCCAACAAGATCCAGAAGAAGCTGAGCAAGATCAAG CTCCCGTATTTCATGAACGAGCTGACGCTGACAGAGCTGGACATGGGCACATCCATCCCCTCAGTGCTCAGTGCCTCCAACCCCACCATCAACGAGCGGG ggctctgggtgGACATGGAGGTCACCTACAGCGGCTCCTTGCAGATGACACTGGAGACAAAGATGAACCTCAGcaagctggggaaggagagctctgcagaggagagtGGCCCTGCggaggcaggcagagaggg GGCCAGGCCACGGCTGATCCTGCTGGCAGACAGCGATGCCGAGTCGTCCAGCGCCGGCTCCTCTGATGAAGAGGATGTGACCACTGCAGAGCCCGTGGGAGCCCCGGGGGAGCGGCTCCCCCCACCTGGCACCGAGGG CCACGTCAGCGGCAACAGCACGAGCCGGAGGATCCTGCGCTTCGTGGATAAGATCGCCAAGTCCAAGTACTTCCAGAGGGCCACGGAGAACGAGTTCATCAAGAAGAAGATGGAGGAGGTTTCCAACACGCCGCTGCTGCTGACGGTGGaggtgcaggagctggcaggaacCCTGGCCGTGAACATCCCCCCGCCACCGACCGACCGTGTCTG GTACAGCTTCCGAGTGCccccacagctggagctgaaggTGCGTCCCAAGCTGGGCGAGCGGGAGGTGACATTCCTGCACGTCACCGAGTGGATCGAGAAGAAGCTGAAGCACGAATTTCAG AAAATTCTGGTGATGCCAAACATGGACGATCTCATCATTCCCATCATGCGCTCTGGCCTGGATCCTTGGCCACCCAGCACGGGACTGCCCCAGGACCCGCCAGCCATGGGGGACAGGAGGCTCTGA
- the MSRB1 gene encoding methionine-R-sulfoxide reductase B1 — translation MAFCSFLGGEVFKDHFQPGIYVCAKCGHELFSSRAKYEHSSPWPAFTETLRGDSVAKREERPGALKVTCGKCGNGLGHEFLNDGPKKGQSRFUIFSSSLKFLPKGKTDNDLKEN, via the exons ATGGccttctgctccttcctggggGGAGAGGTGTTCAAGGACCACTTCCAGCCGG GCATTTATGTGTGTGCCAAGTGTGGCCATGAGCTCTTCTCCAGCCGGGCCAAGTACGAGCACTCGTCACCCTGGCCAGCCTTCACCGAGACCCTGCGCGGCGACAGCGTGGCCAAGCGCGAGGAGCGCCCGGGGGCGTTAAAG GTGACGTGTGGCAAGTGTGGCAACGGGCTGGGCCACGAGTTCCTCAACGATGGCCCCAAGAAGGGCCAGTCCCGCTTCTGAATATTCAGCAGCTCGCTGAAGTTCCTCCCGAAAG GTAAAACTGACAACGACCTGAAGGAGAATTAA
- the LOC107211364 gene encoding testis-expressed protein 2-like isoform X1, producing the protein MRAMADQAAVAADASPALAPSPGSPRRGDTEGPSLHAGGAREDGGGRDGCGLLPAADGDTKRPPSPQPGEMLLADLPRAPQPRLSPAKSRTAPSSPSVSPSESRAALLRLRDARLEDTRRRLSEAVQEPLSRLSRLMAEDSSPTGRAKEPGGSGGAGGRRVRDWTPWEPTLNCRYEICSYGDVIQVVEVAQRDTEPPLPPPEEAPPARSGGSVPGRALASIALLAYGYLVLPLPPYAAGLCLGLLCGLLLGFLAILLLVPKAPPAARGPWGRLRPKLLPGEPREPPHLQGWMNQLHVYDPEIFHPSLTHSVLAVLDGATLKLSYPKSNIPRRATFEEEILDAVFVSHRCYDLTDAKVFLCPPSLARKRTWNKKYPICVLLPEPAEGEGRSREEHDAELQGDEGTRKVPVSGQDIPGDCRDRCLYLFGRTGREKEEWYQHLVQASRGTAGSHGDTRAGMGSAPQSSSGSSSSAEDIPSTDPATDVSGSAEEIYLDYSTYMARFVPAQAAASPARSPSHGALGSPTPTKVSGTNSAPGAGFERQAEADGPRTEPPPARGLLEQPSPGAGEHRTAGPAAHGATSLRGLVAAVPPQLGEDTASMAWMNALVGRIFWDFLREQYWAEQVSNKIQKKLSKIKLPYFMNELTLTELDMGTSIPSVLSASNPTINERGLWVDMEVTYSGSLQMTLETKMNLSKLGKESSAEESGPAEAGREGARPRLILLADSDAESSSAGSSDEEDVTTAEPVGAPGERLPPPGTEGHVSGNSTSRRILRFVDKIAKSKYFQRATENEFIKKKMEEVSNTPLLLTVEVQELAGTLAVNIPPPPTDRVWYSFRVPPQLELKVRPKLGEREVTFLHVTEWIEKKLKHEFQKILVMPNMDDLIIPIMRSGLDPWPPSTGLPQDPPAMGDRRL; encoded by the exons ATGCGAGCCATGGCAGACCAGGCTGCGGTGGCAGCAGACgcttctccagccctggcaccgTCCCCGGGCTCACCTCGGCGTGGGGACACGGAGGGACCATCGCTCCACGCCGGCGGCGCCCGGGAGGACGGGGGCGGCCGGGATGGCTGCGGGCTCCTTCCCGCGGCGGACGGGGACACGAAGCGTCCCCCCTCGCCCCAGCCTGGGGAGATGCTCCTGGCCGACCTCCCCCGGGCCCCCCAGCCCCGGCTCAGCCCGGCCAAGTCGCGCACGGCTCCGTCTTCTCCCAGCGTGTCCCCATCGGAGAGCCGAGCCGCGCTGCTCCGGCTGCGCGATGCCAGGCTGGAGGACACGAGGAGGCGGCTGTCGGAGGCCGTGCAGGAGCCCCTGAGCCGTCTGAGCCGCCTCATGGCCGAGGACAGCAGCCCCACGGGCCGGGCCAAGGAGCCGGGgggcagcggcggggccgggggccgCCGGGTGCGGGACTGGACGCCCTGGGAGCCCACCCTGAACTGCCGCTACGAGATCTGCTCCTACGGGGACGTGATCCAGGTGGTGGAGGTGGCGCAGAGAGACACCGAACCCCCGCTGCCACCTCCCGAGGAGGCTCCCCCGGCGAGGTCCGGGGGCTCCGTGCCGGGCAGAGCGCTCGCCTCCATCGCCCTCCTCGCCTATGGGTACCTGGTGCTGCCGCTGCCGCCCTACGCCGCCGGGCTCTGCCTGGGACTGCTCTGCGGGCTGCTCCTGGGCTTCCTCGCCATCCTCCTCCTCGTGCCCAAGGCTCCCCCGGCCGCTCGGGGACCCTGGGGCCGCCTGCGCCCCAAGCTGCTCCCGGGGGAGCCGCGGGAACCGCCCCACCTCCAG GGCTGGATGAACCAGCTGCACGTGTACGACCCCGAGATTTTCCACCCATCGCTCACGCACTCGGTGCTCGCCGTGCTGGACGGGGCCACCCTCAAGCTGTCCTACCCCAAGAGCAATATCCCGCGCCGAGCCACCTTCGAGGAGGAGATCCTGGACGCCGTCTTTGTCAGCCACCGCTGCTACGACCTGACCGACGCCAAG GTTTTCCTGTGCCCCCCCAGCCTGGCCCGAAAGAGGACGTGGAACAAGAAATATCCCATCTGTGTGCTCCTCCCCGAGCCGGCCgagggagagggcaggagcagggaggagcacGACGCGGAGCTGCAGGGGGATGAGGGGACCAGGAAGGTGCCGGTGTCCGGGCAGGACATCCCAGGGGACTGCAGGGACAGGTGCCTGTACCTGTTTGGGCGGACGGGGCGGGAGAAGGAGGAGTGGTACCAGCACCTCGTGCAAGCCTCCCGTGGGACAGCCGGCAGCCACGGTGACACCAGGGCAG GCATGGGATCGGCTCCGCAgagcagcagcggcagcagcagcagcgccgaGGACATCCCATCCACGGATCCAGCCACGGACGTGTCGGGAAGCGCTGAGGAGATTTACCTGGATTACAGCACCTACATGGCCCGATTCGTGCCAGCACAGGCGGCTGCCAGCCCGGCCAGGAGCCCCTCTCACGGAGCTCTGGGCAGCCCCACACCCACAAAGGTGAGCGGGACAAACTCCGCACCGGGAGCGGGATTTGAGCGCCAAGCGGAGGCTGACGGACCCCGCACGGAGCCGCCTCCAGCCCGTGGTTTGTTGGAGCAGCCaagccctggggcaggggagcaCAGGACAGCAGGTCCCGCTGCTCACGGGGCCACCTCGCTGCGggggctggtggctgctgtcCCCCCGCAGCTCGGCGAGGACACGGCGAGCATGGCCTGGATGAACGCGCTGGTGGGGCGCATCTTCTGGGACTTCCTCCGGGAGCAGTACTGGGCAGAGCAGGTGTCCAACAAGATCCAGAAGAAGCTGAGCAAGATCAAG CTCCCGTATTTCATGAACGAGCTGACGCTGACAGAGCTGGACATGGGCACATCCATCCCCTCAGTGCTCAGTGCCTCCAACCCCACCATCAACGAGCGGG ggctctgggtgGACATGGAGGTCACCTACAGCGGCTCCTTGCAGATGACACTGGAGACAAAGATGAACCTCAGcaagctggggaaggagagctctgcagaggagagtGGCCCTGCggaggcaggcagagaggg GGCCAGGCCACGGCTGATCCTGCTGGCAGACAGCGATGCCGAGTCGTCCAGCGCCGGCTCCTCTGATGAAGAGGATGTGACCACTGCAGAGCCCGTGGGAGCCCCGGGGGAGCGGCTCCCCCCACCTGGCACCGAGGG CCACGTCAGCGGCAACAGCACGAGCCGGAGGATCCTGCGCTTCGTGGATAAGATCGCCAAGTCCAAGTACTTCCAGAGGGCCACGGAGAACGAGTTCATCAAGAAGAAGATGGAGGAGGTTTCCAACACGCCGCTGCTGCTGACGGTGGaggtgcaggagctggcaggaacCCTGGCCGTGAACATCCCCCCGCCACCGACCGACCGTGTCTG GTACAGCTTCCGAGTGCccccacagctggagctgaaggTGCGTCCCAAGCTGGGCGAGCGGGAGGTGACATTCCTGCACGTCACCGAGTGGATCGAGAAGAAGCTGAAGCACGAATTTCAG AAAATTCTGGTGATGCCAAACATGGACGATCTCATCATTCCCATCATGCGCTCTGGCCTGGATCCTTGGCCACCCAGCACGGGACTGCCCCAGGACCCGCCAGCCATGGGGGACAGGAGGCTCTGA
- the LOC107211364 gene encoding testis-expressed protein 2-like isoform X2 has product MRAMADQAAVAADASPALAPSPGSPRRGDTEGPSLHAGGAREDGGGRDGCGLLPAADGDTKRPPSPQPGEMLLADLPRAPQPRLSPAKSRTAPSSPSVSPSESRAALLRLRDARLEDTRRRLSEAVQEPLSRLSRLMAEDSSPTGRAKEPGGSGGAGGRRVRDWTPWEPTLNCRYEICSYGDVIQVVEVAQRDTEPPLPPPEEAPPARSGGSVPGRALASIALLAYGYLVLPLPPYAAGLCLGLLCGLLLGFLAILLLVPKAPPAARGPWGRLRPKLLPGEPREPPHLQGWMNQLHVYDPEIFHPSLTHSVLAVLDGATLKLSYPKSNIPRRATFEEEILDAVFVSHRCYDLTDAKVFLCPPSLARKRTWNKKYPICVLLPEPAEGEGRSREEHDAELQGDEGTRKVPVSGQDIPGDCRDRCLYLFGRTGREKEEWYQHLVQASRGTAGSHGDTRAGMGSAPQSSSGSSSSAEDIPSTDPATDVSGSAEEIYLDYSTYMARFVPAQAAASPARSPSHGALGSPTPTKPSPGAGEHRTAGPAAHGATSLRGLVAAVPPQLGEDTASMAWMNALVGRIFWDFLREQYWAEQVSNKIQKKLSKIKLPYFMNELTLTELDMGTSIPSVLSASNPTINERGLWVDMEVTYSGSLQMTLETKMNLSKLGKESSAEESGPAEAGREGARPRLILLADSDAESSSAGSSDEEDVTTAEPVGAPGERLPPPGTEGHVSGNSTSRRILRFVDKIAKSKYFQRATENEFIKKKMEEVSNTPLLLTVEVQELAGTLAVNIPPPPTDRVWYSFRVPPQLELKVRPKLGEREVTFLHVTEWIEKKLKHEFQKILVMPNMDDLIIPIMRSGLDPWPPSTGLPQDPPAMGDRRL; this is encoded by the exons ATGCGAGCCATGGCAGACCAGGCTGCGGTGGCAGCAGACgcttctccagccctggcaccgTCCCCGGGCTCACCTCGGCGTGGGGACACGGAGGGACCATCGCTCCACGCCGGCGGCGCCCGGGAGGACGGGGGCGGCCGGGATGGCTGCGGGCTCCTTCCCGCGGCGGACGGGGACACGAAGCGTCCCCCCTCGCCCCAGCCTGGGGAGATGCTCCTGGCCGACCTCCCCCGGGCCCCCCAGCCCCGGCTCAGCCCGGCCAAGTCGCGCACGGCTCCGTCTTCTCCCAGCGTGTCCCCATCGGAGAGCCGAGCCGCGCTGCTCCGGCTGCGCGATGCCAGGCTGGAGGACACGAGGAGGCGGCTGTCGGAGGCCGTGCAGGAGCCCCTGAGCCGTCTGAGCCGCCTCATGGCCGAGGACAGCAGCCCCACGGGCCGGGCCAAGGAGCCGGGgggcagcggcggggccgggggccgCCGGGTGCGGGACTGGACGCCCTGGGAGCCCACCCTGAACTGCCGCTACGAGATCTGCTCCTACGGGGACGTGATCCAGGTGGTGGAGGTGGCGCAGAGAGACACCGAACCCCCGCTGCCACCTCCCGAGGAGGCTCCCCCGGCGAGGTCCGGGGGCTCCGTGCCGGGCAGAGCGCTCGCCTCCATCGCCCTCCTCGCCTATGGGTACCTGGTGCTGCCGCTGCCGCCCTACGCCGCCGGGCTCTGCCTGGGACTGCTCTGCGGGCTGCTCCTGGGCTTCCTCGCCATCCTCCTCCTCGTGCCCAAGGCTCCCCCGGCCGCTCGGGGACCCTGGGGCCGCCTGCGCCCCAAGCTGCTCCCGGGGGAGCCGCGGGAACCGCCCCACCTCCAG GGCTGGATGAACCAGCTGCACGTGTACGACCCCGAGATTTTCCACCCATCGCTCACGCACTCGGTGCTCGCCGTGCTGGACGGGGCCACCCTCAAGCTGTCCTACCCCAAGAGCAATATCCCGCGCCGAGCCACCTTCGAGGAGGAGATCCTGGACGCCGTCTTTGTCAGCCACCGCTGCTACGACCTGACCGACGCCAAG GTTTTCCTGTGCCCCCCCAGCCTGGCCCGAAAGAGGACGTGGAACAAGAAATATCCCATCTGTGTGCTCCTCCCCGAGCCGGCCgagggagagggcaggagcagggaggagcacGACGCGGAGCTGCAGGGGGATGAGGGGACCAGGAAGGTGCCGGTGTCCGGGCAGGACATCCCAGGGGACTGCAGGGACAGGTGCCTGTACCTGTTTGGGCGGACGGGGCGGGAGAAGGAGGAGTGGTACCAGCACCTCGTGCAAGCCTCCCGTGGGACAGCCGGCAGCCACGGTGACACCAGGGCAG GCATGGGATCGGCTCCGCAgagcagcagcggcagcagcagcagcgccgaGGACATCCCATCCACGGATCCAGCCACGGACGTGTCGGGAAGCGCTGAGGAGATTTACCTGGATTACAGCACCTACATGGCCCGATTCGTGCCAGCACAGGCGGCTGCCAGCCCGGCCAGGAGCCCCTCTCACGGAGCTCTGGGCAGCCCCACACCCACAAAG CCaagccctggggcaggggagcaCAGGACAGCAGGTCCCGCTGCTCACGGGGCCACCTCGCTGCGggggctggtggctgctgtcCCCCCGCAGCTCGGCGAGGACACGGCGAGCATGGCCTGGATGAACGCGCTGGTGGGGCGCATCTTCTGGGACTTCCTCCGGGAGCAGTACTGGGCAGAGCAGGTGTCCAACAAGATCCAGAAGAAGCTGAGCAAGATCAAG CTCCCGTATTTCATGAACGAGCTGACGCTGACAGAGCTGGACATGGGCACATCCATCCCCTCAGTGCTCAGTGCCTCCAACCCCACCATCAACGAGCGGG ggctctgggtgGACATGGAGGTCACCTACAGCGGCTCCTTGCAGATGACACTGGAGACAAAGATGAACCTCAGcaagctggggaaggagagctctgcagaggagagtGGCCCTGCggaggcaggcagagaggg GGCCAGGCCACGGCTGATCCTGCTGGCAGACAGCGATGCCGAGTCGTCCAGCGCCGGCTCCTCTGATGAAGAGGATGTGACCACTGCAGAGCCCGTGGGAGCCCCGGGGGAGCGGCTCCCCCCACCTGGCACCGAGGG CCACGTCAGCGGCAACAGCACGAGCCGGAGGATCCTGCGCTTCGTGGATAAGATCGCCAAGTCCAAGTACTTCCAGAGGGCCACGGAGAACGAGTTCATCAAGAAGAAGATGGAGGAGGTTTCCAACACGCCGCTGCTGCTGACGGTGGaggtgcaggagctggcaggaacCCTGGCCGTGAACATCCCCCCGCCACCGACCGACCGTGTCTG GTACAGCTTCCGAGTGCccccacagctggagctgaaggTGCGTCCCAAGCTGGGCGAGCGGGAGGTGACATTCCTGCACGTCACCGAGTGGATCGAGAAGAAGCTGAAGCACGAATTTCAG AAAATTCTGGTGATGCCAAACATGGACGATCTCATCATTCCCATCATGCGCTCTGGCCTGGATCCTTGGCCACCCAGCACGGGACTGCCCCAGGACCCGCCAGCCATGGGGGACAGGAGGCTCTGA
- the NDUFB10 gene encoding NADH dehydrogenase [ubiquinone] 1 beta subcomplex subunit 10 codes for MPEDHDLEAYKVPPTRTPVSERTTSVPNPVNYFQAALSYVIDAPVTFVRELVERWQSKKKFYYYHQKFPRVPDLSECLEGDYMCYYEAEAQWRRDRMVDQEIVEIVRERMAACKQREGPNQFQNCAKEMELLAQVTKAYQDRYGELGYHGNARKCLMKQKHRMMEERKAAQENQ; via the exons ATGCCGGAGGATCACGACTTGGAGGCGTACAAGGTGCCGCCGACCCGCACCCCCGTCTCCGAGAGGACCACGTCGGTGCCCAACCCCGTCAACTACTTCCAGGCCGCCTTGAGCTATGTCATCGACGCGCCCGTCACCTTCGTCCGAG agtTGGTCGAGCGGtggcaaagcaagaaaaagttCTACTACTACCACCAGAAGTTCCCCCGTGTGCCTGACCTGAGCGAGTGCCTGGAGGGTGACTACATGTGCTACTATGAGGCCGAGGCTCAGTGGAGAAGGGACAG GATGGTTGATCAGGAAATCGTGGAGATAGTCCGGGAAAGGATGGCTGCGTGCAAGCAGAGGGAAGGACCCAACCAGTTCCAGAACTGTGCCaaggagatggagctgctggcacaggtcACCAAGGCCTACCAGGACAGAT acgGTGAGCTGGGTTACCATGGGAATGCACGGAAGTGCCTGATGAAGCAGAAGCACAGGATGatggaggagaggaaagcagcacaagAAAACCAGTAG